The sequence CACTTTTTGTAATCTACGCTTTTAAGGCTCTTTTTTTATGCGAAGCACTACAAAGATCCATGGATTTGCTAAATTTAAATTAATCATTATTTTAGCCTTTATGTCTAGCATTGCACCGCTATCTACAGATATGTATCTGCCAGCGCTATTGCATGTTCAAAGTAGCTTTTTAGCTAGTGAGTTTCTTACTCAGCTTAGTCTTGCTAGTTTTTTTATAGCATTTGCTTTGGGGCAGCTTATCTATGGTCCTTTAAGTGATACATTTGGGCGTAAAACTCCCTTGATAATTGGAATTTTGATATTTATTGCTTCAAGTCTTGGGTGCGTGCTAGTGGATAATATCTATATTTTTATTACTTTGCGATTTTTTGAAGCGCTTGGCGGTTGTGCTGGTGTGGTGATTGCTAGGGCTATTGTCAATGATAGTTTTGATATCAAAGATGCTGCTGGAGTGTATGCTTTAATGATGGTATTTTCATCACTTGCGCCTATGTTATCGCCGACATTTGGCGGGCTTTTGCTTAGCTATTTTTCGTGGCAAAGTATTTTTGCGGTTCTTTTTATGTTAGGGATTTTGCTACTTGGGTTTATTATTTTTGGACTTAAAGAGACTCAGCCAGTACGAACTAAATTTTCTCATCAAGCTACTATTGCTAGTTATAAATTTGTCCTAAAAGAGCAGATATTTATACTTTATAGTCTGCTTGGCGCATTTGCTTCGGCGGTGCTTTTTGCCTATATTACTGGTTCATCTTTTGTATTTATGGGGCATTTTGGCCTTAATGGGACGCAGTATGGGCTTCTTTTTGGTATTAATGCACTTGGATTTGTGCTATTTGCTAATATTAATGCTAGGCTTACTAGAAATTTTGATTGTCAAAATTTGCTTAAATTTGCCCTATTTATAATGCTTGGAGCGCTTGTAGTAGTAAGCATTGGAGCGCTTTTAGGGCTTGGATTTTGGATTTTTGAGGCTGGAATTTTTGTAGCTATTAGTATGCTTGGATTTATTTTGCCAAATGCTACAACATTAGCAATGGCAAGATTTACAGACCACTCTGGTACCGCCTCAGCTGTGCTTGGGACTATGCAGTTTGGATTAGCTGGGGTAATTGCTTTTGGGGTTGGAGCGCTTGGGGCAAATACTCCGTTATTTCTAGCTCTAGTAATGTTAGTACCGTGTGCTTTAGCAGTTATTTTACGCTTTAAAACAATATAGCTAATATAGATTTTAGCTCTTACTAAAATCTATATTATTTTAATCTTTATATACACACTCAGCAAAGATAAATTTATGCTCATTAGGGAGTGCATTATATATTGCATTTGCTAGATTTCGAATTTCCCAAAGGGCGCTTTTAGAACTTCTTAAGGTTATGAAATTTTGTAAGCTTCTAGCGTTTATACTCCAGCTTAATTCTGTTTTATAGCTCTCTGGAAGGCAGTATTTGGCTATATCTAAGCTTGTGTTTTGGTTTAGAATTTGGCGTAAGTTTTCAAGTGCGTTTATGCTTGCGTTATCTACAAATTCATTGCCAGTTAGCACTATATATCTACTTGCGTTATCAAAGTCATTAGGCTTAAACTCGCTTTCGTTTTTTAGCTCTTTTAATGTGTAGCGCGTGCTTTTTACGCTTAGGCTAGCTATGCGGTGGCGAGCTAACTCTTGGAGGCAAGCTCTGCTAATGCCTTTTATATAAAAGTTATAAAATAGATGCTCTAGCGTGCTTGCGTGTTTGAGTTGATTGCCTACTCTATCGATTAAAGCTAGATCTATTTCGCCGCCATTATCGCCTTTATCGAAGCTTTGCCAGCAGGTACGAATAGCGTTAGAACAAACCCATAGTGGCGTGTGATTTAGCAGTGTTACTTCCATTTTTTGCCCTTATTTATAGATTACTACTTGTTCTAAACTTTGGCGAATTTTAGCTGGTGCTTCTTCATCGCTATATCCTAAAGCAATTACAAGAACAGGTCTAAAATTCTCTCCTAAATTTACAAAATCATTTAATTTATTTGCATCAAAACCAGCTACAATGCAGCTTTTAATACCTAGACTTTGAGCGATATTGACCATATTAGCACTTGCCATATAGCATTGTAGTGATGCGTAGTGCATTAGTTCTTCATCGGTTTGCGGGTTAAACCTTGCTGCGAAGTGATCAAGGGCTTTTTGAAGTCTCTCAGGAGTGCGTGGTTTGCGATCTACTTGAGTTCTTATAAAATCACAACCCTCTTTTAGATCGTTGCGTGCGATGATGATTATAGCGTGGCTACATCCGCTTACTTGGGCTTGATTATTACAGATTTGCCCTAATTCTTTTAAATCGTTTTCTTTGCTAACAACCATAAATTTCCACGGTTCCAAACCGCATGAGCTAGGACTTAATCTAGTAAGATCTAAAATTTCGTTTATAGTCTCTTGATTAATTTTTTGGCCATTAAATTCTCTACATGAATAGCGTTCTTGCATTATTTTCTTCATTGTTTTTTCCT is a genomic window of Campylobacter devanensis containing:
- a CDS encoding multidrug effflux MFS transporter; translated protein: MRSTTKIHGFAKFKLIIILAFMSSIAPLSTDMYLPALLHVQSSFLASEFLTQLSLASFFIAFALGQLIYGPLSDTFGRKTPLIIGILIFIASSLGCVLVDNIYIFITLRFFEALGGCAGVVIARAIVNDSFDIKDAAGVYALMMVFSSLAPMLSPTFGGLLLSYFSWQSIFAVLFMLGILLLGFIIFGLKETQPVRTKFSHQATIASYKFVLKEQIFILYSLLGAFASAVLFAYITGSSFVFMGHFGLNGTQYGLLFGINALGFVLFANINARLTRNFDCQNLLKFALFIMLGALVVVSIGALLGLGFWIFEAGIFVAISMLGFILPNATTLAMARFTDHSGTASAVLGTMQFGLAGVIAFGVGALGANTPLFLALVMLVPCALAVILRFKTI
- the thyX gene encoding FAD-dependent thymidylate synthase translates to MEVTLLNHTPLWVCSNAIRTCWQSFDKGDNGGEIDLALIDRVGNQLKHASTLEHLFYNFYIKGISRACLQELARHRIASLSVKSTRYTLKELKNESEFKPNDFDNASRYIVLTGNEFVDNASINALENLRQILNQNTSLDIAKYCLPESYKTELSWSINARSLQNFITLRSSKSALWEIRNLANAIYNALPNEHKFIFAECVYKD
- a CDS encoding nitroreductase family protein; the protein is MKKIMQERYSCREFNGQKINQETINEILDLTRLSPSSCGLEPWKFMVVSKENDLKELGQICNNQAQVSGCSHAIIIIARNDLKEGCDFIRTQVDRKPRTPERLQKALDHFAARFNPQTDEELMHYASLQCYMASANMVNIAQSLGIKSCIVAGFDANKLNDFVNLGENFRPVLVIALGYSDEEAPAKIRQSLEQVVIYK